In Spirochaetaceae bacterium, one DNA window encodes the following:
- a CDS encoding aldo/keto reductase, giving the protein MEQQKPAPATGGAQGLRLPRIGLGTGLHGEVSETQSVATVEHALACGVRFFDTAPLYGNGLAEQRLGIALRGVPRDSYVLNTKVGILSGGVTGGFDYDFSAAGVERCFERSLRRLGIERIDVLHLHEPEGFAEQVLSEILPLVAGWREQGLIRAVSAGVNHWHMVEPFVDHLDCVLLAGRYTLLEQTALPFLDRQRQARRPVMGAGIFNSGILATGPGDGARYNYEPAPRPLLDHARRLQEVCARHDVELAHAAVQFVAAQPAIASLIFGACSPAELDQALAGSRAVTPPALWTDLRAAGLLEPAAPVPA; this is encoded by the coding sequence ATGGAACAGCAGAAGCCGGCGCCCGCAACCGGCGGCGCACAGGGGCTGCGCCTGCCGCGCATCGGGTTGGGTACCGGGCTGCACGGCGAGGTGTCGGAAACGCAGTCGGTGGCCACCGTCGAACATGCCCTGGCGTGCGGCGTGCGCTTCTTCGATACCGCGCCGCTGTACGGCAACGGGCTCGCCGAACAACGGCTGGGCATCGCCCTGCGCGGCGTCCCGCGCGACAGCTACGTGCTCAACACCAAGGTGGGTATCCTGTCCGGCGGCGTGACCGGCGGCTTCGACTACGACTTCAGCGCCGCCGGGGTGGAGCGCTGCTTCGAGCGCAGCCTGCGCCGCCTCGGCATCGAGCGCATTGACGTCCTGCACCTGCACGAGCCGGAGGGGTTCGCCGAGCAGGTACTGAGCGAAATCCTGCCGCTGGTCGCCGGCTGGCGCGAGCAGGGCCTGATCCGCGCGGTCAGCGCCGGGGTCAACCACTGGCACATGGTGGAGCCGTTCGTCGACCACCTCGATTGCGTGCTGCTGGCCGGCCGCTACACCTTGTTGGAGCAGACCGCGCTGCCGTTCCTGGACCGCCAGCGGCAGGCGCGCCGGCCGGTGATGGGAGCCGGCATCTTCAACAGCGGCATCCTGGCCACCGGCCCCGGCGACGGCGCGCGCTACAACTACGAGCCCGCGCCCCGGCCGCTGCTGGACCATGCCCGCCGGCTGCAGGAGGTGTGCGCCCGGCACGACGTGGAGCTGGCCCACGCCGCCGTGCAGTTCGTGGCCGCGCAGCCCGCCATCGCCTCCCTGATCTTCGGCGCCTGCAGCCCCGCCGAGCTGGACCAGGCGCTCGCCGGCAGC